The following are encoded in a window of Falco biarmicus isolate bFalBia1 chromosome 8, bFalBia1.pri, whole genome shotgun sequence genomic DNA:
- the PRLH gene encoding prolactin-releasing peptide, with product MKLGAACLLCLLLTCLTLPVTHGRIHERSMENRNPDIDPSWYTGRGIRPVGRFGRRQALGEGTHPRGAGRQQVCAPPPAPPGGAEPLS from the exons ATGAAGCTGGGGGCCGCCTGCCTCCTGTGCCTACTGCTCACCTGCCTGACCCTGCCTGTCACCCACGGCCGCATCCACGAGCGCTCCATGGAAAACAGGA ACCCGGACATTGACCCATCCTGGTACACAGGACGCGGGATCAGGCCCGTGGGGCGGTTTGGGCGGCGGCAAGCCCTGGGTGAGGGCACCCATCCTCGGGGGGCTGGCCGGCAGCAAGtctgcgccccccccccagcaccccctggAGGAGCGGAGCCCCTGAGCTGA
- the RAB17 gene encoding ras-related protein Rab-17 translates to MAQEAMPGTFLEGIRPTYIYKVVLLGSTSVGKSSLAYRYVKNDFKESLPTVGCSFFTQTLNLEVATVKFEIWDTAGQEKYHSVCHLYYRGAHAALLVYDIANKETLNRAKLWLRDLEKEFLPDEIVIALVGNKMDLAAEREVATEEGEEFARTKGLLFMETSAKSNHQVNDIFMAIAQELLQRERQKASAPSLHGRSTVDLGESRARTGCC, encoded by the exons ATGGCACAGGAAGCAATGCCAGGCACGTTCCTGGAGGGGATTCGCCCCACCTACATCTACAAGGTGGTTCTTCTGGGGAGCACATCAGTGGGAAAGTCAAGCCTAGCCTACCGATACGTGAAAAATGACTTCAAAGAGTCACTGCCAACCGTGGGAT GCTCCTTCTTCACACAGACACTCAATCTGGAGGTAGCCACTGTCAAGTTTGAGATCTGGGACACAGCAGGCCAGGAGAAGTACCACAGTGTCTGCCACCTCTACTACCGGGGTGCCCATGCTGCTCTCCTTGTTTACGACATCGCTAACAAG GAAACACTCAACAGAGCAAAGCTGTGGCTGAGGGACCTGGAGAAGGAATTCCTTCCTGATGAAATAGTCATTGCTTTGGTGGGCAACAAGATGGACCTTGCTGCTGAGCGAGAAGTTGCCACCGAG GAGGGAGAAGAGTTTGCAAGGACCAAAGGCCTCCTGTTCATGGAGACATCTGCAAAATCCAACCACCAAGTAAATGATATCTTTATGGCCATAG CCCAAGAGCTCCTGCAGCGGGAACGACAGAAGGCATCAGCCCCATCCCTACACGGGAGGTCAACAGTTGACCTGGGGGAGAGCAGGGCAAGGACAGGGTGCTGCTGA